In a single window of the Salmo trutta chromosome 21, fSalTru1.1, whole genome shotgun sequence genome:
- the LOC115157302 gene encoding heterogeneous nuclear ribonucleoprotein C isoform X2 has protein sequence MDRSPTTSALMASNVTNKTDPRSLNSRVFIGNLNTLLVTKTDVEAIFSKYGKIVGCSVHKGFAFVQFVNERCARAAVGGEDGRMIVGQVLDINLAGEPKPHRSKTTKRSAGDMYSSPTFDLDYDFQRDYYDRVYSYPSRVPPPPPPLSRAVIPSKRPRVSMTGGGSRRTKASFSSKSSQRASSRTMKTDDLQTIKKELTLIKHKVDYLLESLGRMEKDHGKKSEGKGTKPEPGAVSSLQHSSKKEESIKRERENQELNDSEEEGDLLEEEVKSQERDDDDDDEEEEGEHVDGDDGDSVNGDEDS, from the exons ATGGA TCGGTCCCCCACCACCAGCGCCCTGATGGCCAGCAACGTGACCAACAAGACGGACCCTCGCTCGCTCAACTCCCGGGTCTTCATCGGAAACCTCAACACGCTACTGGTCACCAAGACTGACGTGGAGGCCATCTTCAGCAAGTATGGCAAGATCGTGGGCTGTTCTGTGCACAAGGGCTTTGCCTTCGTCCAGTTCGTCAACGAGAGATGCGCCCGGGCCGCCGTAGGGGGTGAGGACGGACGCATGATCGTGGGACAGGTGCTGG ACATTAACTTGGCCGGAGAACCCAAACCCCACAGGTCAAAGACCACAAAGCGCTCTGCGGGAGACATGTACAG CAGTCCCACATTTGATCTGGACTACGACTTCCAGAGAGATTACTATGACCG AGTGTACTCGTACCCGTCCCGCgtgccccctcctcctccacccctgtcCCGAGCAGTGATCCCATCCAAGCGCCCGCGTGTCAGCATGACTGGAGGGGGCAGCCGCCGCACCAAGGCCAGTTTCTCCTCCAAGAGCAGCCAGAGGGCATCCTCAAGAACAA TGAAAACAGATGACCTGCAGACCATCAAGAAGGAGCTGACGCTGATTAAACACAAAGTAGACTACCTACTGGAGAGCCTAGGCCGCATGGAGAAGGACCACGGCAAGAAGTCAG AGGGGAAAGGTACCAAGCCTGAACCTGGAGCGGTGTCCtcactgcagcactccagcaaaaAGGAGGAGAGCAtcaagagggagagggagaatcagGAGCTCAATGACTCTGAGGAGGAGGGGGACCTGCTAGAAGAGGAG GTAAAGAGTCAAGaaagggatgatgatgatgatgatgaagaggaggaaggagagcaTGTGGATGGAGACGATGGTGACAGTGTCAACGGAGATGAGGACTCGTAG
- the LOC115157302 gene encoding heterogeneous nuclear ribonucleoprotein C isoform X1 yields the protein MDRSPTTSALMASNVTNKTDPRSLNSRVFIGNLNTLLVTKTDVEAIFSKYGKIVGCSVHKGFAFVQFVNERCARAAVGGEDGRMIVGQVLDINLAGEPKPHRSKTTKRSAGDMYRSDSISPTFDLDYDFQRDYYDRVYSYPSRVPPPPPPLSRAVIPSKRPRVSMTGGGSRRTKASFSSKSSQRASSRTMKTDDLQTIKKELTLIKHKVDYLLESLGRMEKDHGKKSEGKGTKPEPGAVSSLQHSSKKEESIKRERENQELNDSEEEGDLLEEEVKSQERDDDDDDEEEEGEHVDGDDGDSVNGDEDS from the exons ATGGA TCGGTCCCCCACCACCAGCGCCCTGATGGCCAGCAACGTGACCAACAAGACGGACCCTCGCTCGCTCAACTCCCGGGTCTTCATCGGAAACCTCAACACGCTACTGGTCACCAAGACTGACGTGGAGGCCATCTTCAGCAAGTATGGCAAGATCGTGGGCTGTTCTGTGCACAAGGGCTTTGCCTTCGTCCAGTTCGTCAACGAGAGATGCGCCCGGGCCGCCGTAGGGGGTGAGGACGGACGCATGATCGTGGGACAGGTGCTGG ACATTAACTTGGCCGGAGAACCCAAACCCCACAGGTCAAAGACCACAAAGCGCTCTGCGGGAGACATGTACAGGTCTGATTCAAT CAGTCCCACATTTGATCTGGACTACGACTTCCAGAGAGATTACTATGACCG AGTGTACTCGTACCCGTCCCGCgtgccccctcctcctccacccctgtcCCGAGCAGTGATCCCATCCAAGCGCCCGCGTGTCAGCATGACTGGAGGGGGCAGCCGCCGCACCAAGGCCAGTTTCTCCTCCAAGAGCAGCCAGAGGGCATCCTCAAGAACAA TGAAAACAGATGACCTGCAGACCATCAAGAAGGAGCTGACGCTGATTAAACACAAAGTAGACTACCTACTGGAGAGCCTAGGCCGCATGGAGAAGGACCACGGCAAGAAGTCAG AGGGGAAAGGTACCAAGCCTGAACCTGGAGCGGTGTCCtcactgcagcactccagcaaaaAGGAGGAGAGCAtcaagagggagagggagaatcagGAGCTCAATGACTCTGAGGAGGAGGGGGACCTGCTAGAAGAGGAG GTAAAGAGTCAAGaaagggatgatgatgatgatgatgaagaggaggaaggagagcaTGTGGATGGAGACGATGGTGACAGTGTCAACGGAGATGAGGACTCGTAG